The following are encoded together in the Panicum virgatum strain AP13 chromosome 6K, P.virgatum_v5, whole genome shotgun sequence genome:
- the LOC120711837 gene encoding BTB/POZ and MATH domain-containing protein 1-like has product MKKSDLVARGYLKDDCLEIECDLAVIKVGEIDVPPPDLLRNLGDLLESKVGVDVTFHVKEVTFHAHRIVLAARSPVFMAELYGPLSDKRKRSVVVEDMAPRVFKTLLHFVYKDCLPAMDDLDGSEYEEMGKHLLVAADRYGMERMKIMCESILCNKLSVETVAATLVLADKHHCGKLKDACIRFIDSSNRMDDVAASQGYENLKRACPVVTAELWEKSAKSRKL; this is encoded by the coding sequence ATGAAGAAGAGTGATCTCGTCGCCCGTGGTTACCTCAAGGACGACTGCCTCGAGATCGAGTGCGACCTCGCCGTGATCAAGGTGGGAGAGATCGacgtgccgccgccggacctgcTGCGGAATCTCGGGGACCTGCTGGAGTCCAAGGTGGGCGTGGACGTCACGTTCCATGTCAAGGAAGTGACTTTCCACGCCCACAGGATCGTGCTCGCGGCAAGGTCGCCGGTGTTCATGGCGGAGCTCTACGGACCCTTGAGTGACAAGAGGAAGCGGAGCGTAGTGGTCGAGGACATGGCGCCTCGTGTTTTCAAGACGCTGCTGCACTTCGTCTACAAGGATTGCCTGCCCGCCATGGATGACCTCGATGGCAGCGAGTACGAAGAGATGGGGAAGCATCTGCTTGTCGCTGCAGATAGGTACGGCATGGAGAGGATGAAGATCATGTGCGAGAGCATCCTCTGCAACAAGCTTTCTGTCGAGACAGTGGCCGCCACTCTAGTTCTTGCCGATAAGCATCACTGCGGCAAGCTCAAAGATGCTTGCATTCGATTCATCGACTCCTCGAATAGAATGGATGATGTGGCAGCAAGTCAAGGCTACGAGAACCTCAAAAGAGCATGTCCTGTTGTTACTGCTGAATTGTGGGAGAAATCGGCAAAATCTCGCAAGCTGTAG